The Thalassotalea sediminis genome includes the window AGCAAGCGCGTTACTTCAAGAACGAAATAATAGCAGTTTATGCAAACAAGCAATTGGCCAAGGTTTTTTGAATGGCAACGATGTCATCACCTTTTCTAAGTTCTCTGCTAATTGGCGTGTCTTGGCCAGAAATGTAAATTTTTAAATCGGAGTCGAGGTCAAAATGCCCCGCACTTTCAATTTTAAAATGTGTGATCGCTTTATATGGCACCGAGTGATATTCAACTTTACTACCTGTGAGTCCTTGTTTATCAATAAGTATTAAGCGATGACTGGTGAAAATAAATTTATCGCGAATGAGTTTAAACCCCAGTTCTACCGTCTCATTGTTTGCTAAAATTGGTGCAAGCTCATCTGTTAATTCATTAACATCTACTTGCGATGCGTTACCCATTAAGCCTGATAAGAATCCCATAAAATGTTCCTTATTAATGTGTTTTATTTTTCTAGTTAACTATATTTACGTTAATGAAGTACACCATAAAACATTTTATTGACCTTGAATAGTCGCTATGATCGTTCTACTACCACCATGATCTCGATGTTCTCCAAGGTAAATTCCTTGCCAAATACCCATGTTCATTTTTCCTTTTGATATTGGAACGGTAACACTGCTGCCCAATAAACTTGCTTTAATATGTGCTGGCATATCATCGGCGCCTTCATAAGTGTGTTGGTAGTATGGAGCATTCTCTGGTACAAATTTATTAAAATGTGACTCCATATCTAACCTTACGGTTGGGTCAGCATTTTCATTAATTGTTAATGAGGCTGATGTGTGTTTGATAAAAAAATTGACCAAGCCGCAGTCTATATTCGCGAGCATAGGTAATGCTTTATCGAGTTCTGTCGTAATTAAATGAAAGCCTCTAGACTTTGCTTTCAGGTGAATTTCTCTCTGATGCCACATAATATTGTTTAGGTTAGTTGTTTGAAAGACTGGCGAATTAGCGGTAATACGCTTTCTACTAATGCCGATAAATCTTGCTTATGTTGATATACCAATGATAATGTTTTTTTCATTGGATGTTGAGCAATTCGTCTTACCGCGAGTTGTTCATGCCATGAAAAACTATAAATTAACCAGTCAGGCAAAACGGCAATACCCAGGCCAGCAGATACCATTTGTGCCATTGTATGGCTATGTTGTACCTGCTTGATCTGTTTTGGCGTAATTTTTCTGGGCAGTAAAACTTGGTTAAAAATATCGAGTTCCACTGTAGGTACTGGGTATGTTAGCAGTACTTCGTTGCTAAATGACGCTACGTCTATCTCACTTTGGTTAGCAAGTTTGTGTGTTGTAGGCATAACAACAAGTAATTCAAACTCTCCTATTTTTTGAACTTGGTGCGTATTTGCAAATGATGTTTTGTCAGAAAAACGTAAATCTGCTTTATGTTCATCTTCACCAAAATAGTTATCAATAATCTCTAAAGAAATATTATAGTCTTGTTCAATTTTTTTTATGACGGGGCTTAGCCATTGAAAACAGGCATGACAATCAATGGCCAGTGATATCGTTTGTTGGTTTCTTTGAGCACCTTTTAACGAAGATATTGTTTCATCGATATCTGGCAACACTTTTAATGCGAGCGCTAAAATTGTTTTTCCTTGCGGACTAAATTCAATAGGGTGAGTGTTTCTATTAAATAAACTTGAACCTATGCGGTGCTCTAAGTCTTTAATTTGATGTGAAAGCGCTGATTGACTCATAAAAAGCTGACTTGCTGCTCGTCGAACACTGCCATGAATTGACAGCATATATAGCGTTCTTAAGTGTTTTAATTCCAACATATGAAAATTTTTCCTATACGTGTGAAAAAATAGCGTTAGCGATCATGAGCATTTTTCTGATTATATACATTTAAACGTCTAGACGTCTATATAATTAAGGAGAAAAATATGCGTATTCATAATTTAGGATTCCCACGAATTGGTGGAAAAAGAGAACTAAAAATTGCACTTGAACGTTATTGGCATGGAGAATCAACACAAGAATCATTTCTAGCGTCATGTGCAGCTATTAGAGAGGATAACTGGCAAATTCAAGCTCTAGCTGGCATAGACTTATTGCCGGTTGGTGACTTTTCCCATTATGATCATGTTTTAACGACTAGCTTGATGTTAGGTGTAGTGCCTAATCGTTTTTCTCAATCACTTTCGTCTTTAGATCTTGAGTTTCAAATAGCACGAGGCAAAAGTACGAGTAGTTGTGGCTGTGCTGCAAGTGATATGACTAAGTGGTTTGATACCAATTACCATTATTTAGTACCAGAACTATCGGAAGATCAATGCTTTAACGTCGATGCATCGCATTTGCTTGCACAAATTGCACAGGCACAAAAAGGCGGTCATGAGGTTAAACCTATTTTGCTTGGGCCTGTAACGTACCTATATCTTTCAAAAAACAATGAAAAAAACTTGCCTCACCTGCCAGCGTTAATGGTCGCCTACAACAATATAATTAACCAAATTGCAGCTACAGGTGTGGATTGGTTGCAAATAGATGAGCCGATACTTGCGTTAGAGCTTGAAGAAAATTGGCAACAGGCGTTGATAGCGGCATACAACGCAATCAAGCCAGGTCGTATCAAGCTGATGCTAGCCTCTTATTTTGGTAGTGTTGAACATCACCTAGATTTGATAAGAACCTTACCTATTGACGGTATTCATATTGATACCGTAGTTGAATCAATTGATGTAAGCAAT containing:
- a CDS encoding PH domain-containing protein, which produces MGFLSGLMGNASQVDVNELTDELAPILANNETVELGFKLIRDKFIFTSHRLILIDKQGLTGSKVEYHSVPYKAITHFKIESAGHFDLDSDLKIYISGQDTPISRELRKGDDIVAIQKTLANCLFA
- a CDS encoding LysR substrate-binding domain-containing protein, which gives rise to MLELKHLRTLYMLSIHGSVRRAASQLFMSQSALSHQIKDLEHRIGSSLFNRNTHPIEFSPQGKTILALALKVLPDIDETISSLKGAQRNQQTISLAIDCHACFQWLSPVIKKIEQDYNISLEIIDNYFGEDEHKADLRFSDKTSFANTHQVQKIGEFELLVVMPTTHKLANQSEIDVASFSNEVLLTYPVPTVELDIFNQVLLPRKITPKQIKQVQHSHTMAQMVSAGLGIAVLPDWLIYSFSWHEQLAVRRIAQHPMKKTLSLVYQHKQDLSALVESVLPLIRQSFKQLT
- a CDS encoding secondary thiamine-phosphate synthase enzyme YjbQ, with the protein product MMWHQREIHLKAKSRGFHLITTELDKALPMLANIDCGLVNFFIKHTSASLTINENADPTVRLDMESHFNKFVPENAPYYQHTYEGADDMPAHIKASLLGSSVTVPISKGKMNMGIWQGIYLGEHRDHGGSRTIIATIQGQ